ATCGAATGGGAGTATGACCCATTTCAATTCCATAATGGTCCGATTAAAACTGCACGGTGATGTGTGCAGGGAAAGATGACAGCATTATTTCAATTCCATAATGGTCCGATTAAAACGCACCAGATAGATGGTACCGTATATCCAGCTATCAGATTTCAATTCCATAATGGTCCGATTAAAACTGCAAATACAATTGTGTATAACAAAATATACTGGCCAATTTCAATTCCATAATGGTCCGATTAAAACATTGCTTTTGCAAGTATATCCCATGCCTGTACGCCTATTTCAATTCCATAATGGTCCGATTAAAACGGCATTAACAATGCTGCAATACTGACTCCGTCTAATTTCAATTCCATAATGGTCCGATTAAAACTGTAGTCTGTGCGACTTCTCTTTTGCAATGCCTCTATTTCAATTCCATAATGGTCCGATTAAAACCCAAGTCTTCCACTCAAGTATGCGGCCATCTTTGCCGATTTCAATTCCATAATGGTCCGATTAAAACTACTCCAGTTTGTTCTGATAAAATTTATAAAACCCTATTTCAATTCCATAATGGTCCGATTAAAACCCAGAAAAAACACGCATAAAATCAGCACTTCTAATACCCTGTCCTGGTATAAATTTTTTGTCAACTTCAGATAATGCAAAAAGCTCCAGGCGTTGACAAACTCAATATTTATTAAATTATATTTTACCACATTCGTACAATCAAGTAAACACCATGAATTGCATCGTTGTGATTATTATGTGATAATGTCATCTTGTTAACTATTATGATAAAATATCACTATGAAGAACAAGGGGCGTTATCTTATGTCACAAGAACAACTAAAAAGATACACTGTCATTTCAAAAACTCTTGAAGGCAGTATGACCGTTAAACAAGCAGCAGAGGTTTTAGGCCTGAGTGTCCGCCAGGTAATACGCCTGAAAAAAGGAGTGAGGGAAAGCGGAGCTGCGGCACTTATTCGCAAAAATCAAAACCGTAAACCTGCGCATGCTATCTCTGATGATATAAAACAAATGATCATTGATATTAAGACATTGTCTAACTTCTGTACTACATGACGAATACAATTGAATAAATTCCAAGAAGCTGAGGATATCAAAAATCGTAATAGAGAGTATATAAAGCCGATGACATAGAAAGCTTTGAGTATATATGATGTTAAAAAGCAATTATAAAAAACGAGTAAAATAAGAGGGAAGAGTCAATAACAAGTAGATAAAATCTGTGACTATAATTACCAATAACAGTATGAGAGGGAATGATATTATATGAATCAAAGGGAATTACAAAAACTAATTATTATCAGCAAAACTATTGATGGAATACTAACTGTCAAGGAAGCTGCGCAAGCTTTAGGCCTAAGTCAGCGTCAAATCTTTAGACTTAAAAAGGGAGTTAAGGAGCAAGGTGAATCTTTTGTCTAATTTCTCTCATTTCAGGGACCTCCTCGAGGAAAAGGAGGGTATTAAACTTAGCTACTCTTCTATCTATAGAATGTTGGTCTCTGCTGGTATGCAAAGCCCTAGAAAGCATCGTAAAACTCCTAGATAGAAAACAAGAATCTTTATGGCGCAATAGATGATGCTACAGACCTAAACATTGCCATTTATTTCACTTATAATATTATTTTGTTTTTAATAGTCCGAAAATACATTGGAGATATTGCAATTAAAATTAAAGGTATTTCTCCTATAATCTAGCTATTATTTTTAAAGCTTCCATATTTCTATAAAAATTCAGCAATATATATGAGCGAGAGTCATTTCAATTGGTATTGTTAATAAAAAGTTTATGTTTTATAGGTTTTATATTGTTTTTTGTTGATTATATCTTAGTTATAACGTATAATTGAATGAAAGTGTATAAGAATATTACATCAAGCAAACACTCTCTTAAACTATTTGCAAGCAAGTAATAAGGGGGATTTTGTATGCGTATCTAGAAAAACTAATACAAAACAATGACAAACACCACTTAAAGTCACGCTACCAATGTTTTCTTAGGTACAT
The genomic region above belongs to Caldanaerobius polysaccharolyticus DSM 13641 and contains:
- a CDS encoding helix-turn-helix domain-containing protein codes for the protein MSQEQLKRYTVISKTLEGSMTVKQAAEVLGLSVRQVIRLKKGVRESGAAALIRKNQNRKPAHAISDDIKQMIIDIKTLSNFCTT
- a CDS encoding helix-turn-helix domain-containing protein, which produces MNQRELQKLIIISKTIDGILTVKEAAQALGLSQRQIFRLKKGVKEQGESFV